The following coding sequences are from one Megamonas funiformis window:
- a CDS encoding DUF5131 family protein, with translation MHDIWNPWHGCLKYSEGCKNCYMYYLDKIRGNSGAYIYKVKANFYYPLAKNRQGEYKIKSGEQIRVCMTSDFFLKEADEWREEAWRIIKARSDVIFILITKRAERIRACLPKNWGNGWENVFLHVTCENQKRADERIPILLNLPFKHKGIIVAPFLENVSIEKYLKDGEIEQVICGGENYNGARVCNFDWVKNLRQECVKANITFCFMETGTVFMKDKKIYNLPSKELQSKMAFKSKMNYQGKEIVFKLYDQFGRLLDKEKLYKRSFKLKCNECASKLICNGCSECKQDCK, from the coding sequence ATGCATGACATATGGAACCCATGGCATGGTTGCCTTAAATATAGTGAGGGCTGTAAAAATTGTTATATGTATTATTTAGATAAGATAAGAGGTAATAGTGGAGCGTATATCTATAAAGTAAAGGCAAATTTTTATTATCCATTAGCTAAAAATAGACAAGGTGAATATAAGATAAAAAGTGGTGAACAAATAAGGGTTTGTATGACATCAGATTTTTTCTTAAAAGAAGCTGATGAGTGGAGAGAAGAAGCATGGAGAATAATAAAAGCTAGAAGTGATGTTATATTTATATTGATAACAAAAAGAGCAGAAAGAATAAGAGCATGTTTACCTAAAAATTGGGGCAATGGTTGGGAAAATGTGTTTTTGCATGTAACTTGTGAAAATCAAAAGCGTGCAGATGAGAGAATACCAATATTATTGAATTTGCCATTTAAACATAAAGGGATAATAGTTGCTCCATTTTTGGAAAATGTAAGTATAGAAAAATATTTAAAAGATGGAGAAATTGAACAGGTAATTTGTGGCGGAGAAAATTATAATGGAGCTAGAGTTTGTAATTTCGATTGGGTGAAAAACTTGCGCCAAGAATGTGTAAAAGCAAATATTACATTTTGTTTTATGGAAACAGGAACAGTTTTTATGAAAGATAAAAAAATATATAATTTACCCTCAAAGGAATTACAAAGTAAGATGGCTTTTAAATCTAAAATGAATTATCAAGGTAAAGAAATAGTTTTTAAATTATATGACCAATTTGGGAGATTATTAGACAAGGAAAAATTGTATAAAAGAAGTTTTAAACTAAAATGTAATGAATGTGCTAGTAAACTTATCTGTAATGGTTGTAGTGAGTGCAAGCAAGATTGTAAATAA
- a CDS encoding C-GCAxxG-C-C family protein: protein MLKDIAEKYYIQGYNCAESLIRAGNEYYNLNLDENALKMTGAFGGGFHVGDVCGALSGSACVISSKYIETRAHETTHLKPIMLNLVRAFQSHFSSRLCCQIKAKHYSQEVHCLNTVKATAEILEQVLTEYEKSH from the coding sequence ATGTTAAAAGACATAGCAGAAAAATATTACATACAAGGTTATAATTGTGCAGAAAGTCTTATTCGTGCAGGTAATGAATATTATAATTTAAATCTTGATGAAAATGCTCTAAAAATGACAGGCGCTTTTGGTGGTGGTTTCCATGTTGGTGATGTATGTGGAGCTTTAAGTGGTTCAGCATGTGTTATCTCAAGTAAATATATTGAAACAAGAGCTCATGAAACTACTCACTTAAAACCTATAATGTTAAACTTAGTTAGAGCATTTCAAAGTCATTTTTCTTCAAGACTTTGCTGTCAAATTAAAGCAAAACATTATTCTCAAGAAGTACATTGTTTAAATACAGTAAAAGCTACAGCTGAAATTCTTGAACAAGTTTTAACTGAATACGAAAAAAGTCATTAA
- a CDS encoding copper homeostasis protein CutC, whose protein sequence is MDRIIEICCGSYEDAINAYRGGAKRIELNSALYLGGLTPSIATLELIKRNTDLEVICMVRPRDAGFCYSDLEKKQIFAEAKALLERGADGLAFGFLTEDRTIDLESTQKMVNLVHSYGKTAVFHRAFDCVKDEKTAINELIKLNVNRVLTSGLKATVIEGKELIRSLQKTVGVKIEILAGSGINKDNAKDLIEYTKVKQIHSSCRAWKEDKTTFGDFVNYAFAQGENKACYDYVDENLVRNLIEAVNE, encoded by the coding sequence ATGGATAGAATAATTGAAATTTGTTGTGGCAGTTATGAAGATGCTATAAATGCTTATAGAGGTGGAGCAAAGAGAATAGAATTAAATTCAGCTTTGTATTTAGGAGGACTTACGCCAAGTATAGCTACTTTAGAATTAATTAAAAGAAATACAGATTTAGAAGTTATTTGTATGGTAAGACCAAGAGACGCTGGTTTTTGCTATAGTGATTTAGAAAAAAAACAGATTTTTGCCGAAGCAAAAGCTTTATTAGAGCGTGGTGCTGATGGATTAGCTTTTGGCTTTTTAACTGAAGATAGAACAATTGATTTAGAATCTACACAAAAAATGGTAAATCTAGTACATTCTTATGGGAAGACAGCAGTATTTCATAGAGCCTTTGATTGTGTAAAAGATGAAAAAACAGCGATAAATGAATTAATAAAATTAAACGTAAATAGAGTATTAACTAGTGGATTGAAAGCAACAGTTATAGAAGGCAAAGAATTGATTAGAAGTTTACAAAAAACAGTAGGAGTAAAAATAGAGATTTTAGCAGGTAGTGGTATTAATAAAGATAATGCAAAAGATTTAATAGAATATACAAAAGTAAAGCAGATACATTCATCTTGTAGGGCATGGAAAGAAGATAAAACAACTTTTGGTGATTTTGTGAATTATGCATTTGCTCAAGGTGAAAATAAAGCTTGTTATGATTATGTAGATGAAAATTTAGTGAGAAATTTAATCGAAGCTGTTAATGAATAA
- a CDS encoding LTA synthase family protein, with product MKRDFKLFIFVWLYLNLLRVISLITMKSYAGDINLNDILLTIYYGARISLKTAGVLMLFTFIFVTLIGWLINKHLDKLRLGLSAVFLFILNFLFVAKYFYYREFHTNFNEMVFNAVNDDVKALFYTMIEQYHLLEGTVIIILFTAMVVYILKKYLAWQWIKKSFKFEKSLIFKISVIVFTLVFALFVRFGASFSYAKSIHWKNCAKTKDTFLNEIILDDMQAIYRGYSIKKRIDNGVIYGVHKENIAQNLEFLAKNSDAYRLQKQDLSKIDSNLVYQAHGNIIDKKQHIFIIIGESFAQWPLLDEYANLQLGENVRAIMQKDNATYTHNFMPNGAFTPMAVNAMICGLSDVNIYPNHQYESYKQVYATSFAPQIKKLGYKTQFWYAGFSGWERIKDFALAQGFDEFHCASDYQYPSGNVWGCDDEFIFDKLKQEVAQNDETTVYVILSVSNHAPYSVDLAKAGFPKEEVRAKLPVNVQNNEDLLNKLGHYWYTDKVIGNFVEDIETTYPKENLFVITGDHADRTNIEAKPTLFNRYTVPCVIYGDGITKNILSDEIAGGHINIGATIFELIAPQGFEYYSLGKSLTRGANVGFNDSVWLNTVDIGKLDGNEPIEVEKTLEAYRTISWWRSIKGNLIP from the coding sequence TTGAAAAGAGATTTCAAGTTATTTATTTTTGTTTGGTTATATTTAAATTTATTGCGTGTAATTTCATTGATAACGATGAAAAGTTATGCTGGTGATATAAATTTAAATGATATTCTGTTGACTATCTATTATGGGGCAAGAATTAGTTTAAAAACAGCAGGCGTGCTTATGCTATTTACATTTATTTTTGTTACATTAATAGGTTGGTTGATAAATAAGCATTTAGATAAATTGAGATTAGGATTATCAGCAGTATTTTTATTTATATTGAATTTTTTATTTGTAGCAAAATATTTTTATTATAGGGAATTTCATACTAATTTTAATGAAATGGTATTTAATGCTGTAAATGATGATGTAAAAGCTTTATTTTATACAATGATAGAGCAATATCATTTATTGGAAGGCACAGTAATCATTATTTTATTTACAGCTATGGTTGTATATATCTTGAAAAAGTATCTTGCTTGGCAGTGGATAAAAAAATCTTTTAAATTTGAAAAAAGTCTTATATTTAAAATATCAGTTATAGTATTTACCTTAGTTTTTGCTTTATTTGTACGCTTTGGTGCAAGTTTTTCTTATGCAAAATCTATTCATTGGAAAAATTGTGCAAAAACAAAAGATACTTTTCTTAATGAGATAATTTTAGATGATATGCAGGCTATCTATCGAGGATATTCTATAAAAAAACGTATTGATAATGGCGTGATTTATGGCGTGCATAAGGAAAATATTGCTCAGAATTTAGAGTTTTTAGCGAAAAATAGTGATGCTTATCGTCTGCAAAAACAAGACTTAAGTAAAATAGATAGTAATTTAGTATATCAAGCTCATGGTAATATAATTGACAAGAAACAACATATATTTATTATAATCGGTGAAAGTTTTGCTCAATGGCCATTATTAGATGAATATGCAAATCTGCAATTAGGCGAAAATGTGCGAGCTATTATGCAAAAAGATAATGCAACATATACACATAATTTTATGCCTAATGGTGCATTTACACCTATGGCAGTAAATGCTATGATTTGTGGTTTATCTGATGTAAATATATATCCTAATCATCAATATGAATCATATAAGCAGGTATATGCGACATCTTTTGCACCGCAGATAAAAAAATTAGGATATAAAACACAGTTCTGGTATGCTGGTTTTAGTGGTTGGGAAAGAATAAAAGATTTTGCTTTGGCACAAGGCTTTGATGAATTTCATTGTGCATCAGATTATCAATATCCATCAGGTAATGTATGGGGCTGTGATGACGAATTTATTTTTGATAAGTTAAAGCAAGAAGTAGCTCAAAATGATGAAACTACAGTATATGTGATTTTATCTGTATCAAATCATGCGCCTTATAGTGTAGATTTAGCAAAAGCAGGTTTTCCGAAAGAAGAAGTGCGAGCTAAATTACCTGTAAATGTACAAAATAATGAAGATTTATTAAATAAATTAGGTCATTATTGGTATACAGATAAAGTAATTGGCAATTTTGTTGAAGATATTGAAACAACATATCCTAAAGAAAATCTATTTGTGATTACTGGCGACCATGCTGATAGAACAAATATAGAAGCAAAACCAACATTATTTAATAGATATACTGTGCCATGTGTCATTTATGGTGATGGTATTACGAAAAATATATTATCAGATGAAATAGCTGGCGGTCATATTAATATTGGGGCAACTATATTTGAATTGATAGCGCCACAAGGTTTTGAATACTATAGTTTAGGTAAA